In Alteromonas naphthalenivorans, one DNA window encodes the following:
- the nosP gene encoding nitric oxide-sensing protein NosP: MSKTSILSALSKPASQSASAVYAAADACHDVASEILSKTTLDEIELVLFHTSTSFDLDEVAHNMTSLFVNVPTVGCTSAGEFNKNGYCTESLVVVAFLKHDFSIATALVSNVDKINFDEAHDIASGLRHTLQARDKRYDTNQHFVISVLDGLTRHEEHFLETFATAFGNIPHLGGSAGDDLKLEATYVFYQGKFHQNAAVLMLIGTGKAFSVFSVDHIDSPVSKLVVTKADPESRTVYEINGEPAAQYYASLLGLKASDLTPDVFSVFPLAVLVGDRYFIRSIQKVDLATNAITFYCAVDIGIILTFVQLGDCIDVLENKLETLTQELGEAEFVYTCDCFLRRLEIEQNKKESEIQRLQQKYHVGGFNAYGEHIHSVHLNQTFTGVYFAKN; encoded by the coding sequence GTGTCAAAAACTTCCATCCTGTCCGCGCTGAGTAAGCCTGCCAGTCAGTCAGCGTCCGCTGTATATGCGGCGGCAGACGCGTGTCATGACGTTGCCAGTGAAATTCTATCTAAAACGACTTTAGATGAAATAGAACTGGTACTTTTTCATACTTCAACGTCGTTCGATTTAGATGAAGTCGCGCATAATATGACATCGCTGTTTGTCAATGTGCCCACGGTCGGTTGCACTAGTGCCGGAGAGTTCAATAAAAACGGGTATTGTACCGAAAGCTTAGTTGTTGTTGCTTTCTTAAAGCATGATTTTTCCATAGCTACCGCGTTAGTTTCAAACGTAGATAAAATTAATTTTGACGAAGCCCATGACATTGCAAGTGGATTGCGCCATACCTTGCAGGCAAGAGATAAACGGTACGATACCAATCAGCACTTTGTCATTTCTGTGCTAGACGGGCTAACCCGACACGAAGAACATTTTTTAGAGACCTTTGCCACAGCGTTCGGCAATATTCCTCATTTAGGCGGCAGTGCTGGTGACGATTTAAAACTTGAAGCCACCTATGTTTTTTATCAGGGGAAATTTCATCAAAACGCAGCAGTGTTAATGTTGATAGGAACCGGTAAAGCGTTCTCTGTTTTTTCTGTCGATCATATCGACTCGCCAGTGTCTAAGTTGGTGGTAACCAAAGCTGATCCAGAGTCTCGTACGGTTTACGAGATTAACGGCGAACCCGCTGCGCAATACTATGCAAGTTTGCTTGGGTTAAAGGCTTCTGATCTAACCCCAGATGTGTTTTCAGTATTCCCATTGGCGGTACTAGTAGGGGATAGGTATTTTATCCGCTCAATACAAAAAGTAGATTTGGCCACCAACGCTATAACGTTTTACTGTGCGGTTGATATCGGCATTATTCTTACCTTTGTGCAACTTGGTGATTGTATCGATGTTCTAGAGAACAAGTTAGAAACGCTAACTCAGGAGTTAGGAGAGGCCGAATTTGTGTATACCTGTGATTGCTTTTTGCGGCGTTTAGAAATTGAACAAAACAAAAAAGAATCTGAAATTCAGCGATTGCAGCAAAAATATCATGTAGGCGGGTTTAATGCTTATGGCGAACATATTCATTCGGTGCATTTAAACCAGACCTTCACGGGGGTGTACTTTGCTAAAAACTGA
- a CDS encoding response regulator transcription factor, with product MNILLVDDHAVVREGYKALLNAMMPECTVLEAADGQQTHRLLKTHNINTLVLDINLAKESGLLLAADFLATQPNLKIIFFSMFEDCAILQRAMQTGAMGYISKSSPPDTLISAIKVVAKGQKYIERSLAVNLANQLLNADVDIAAKLTKREFEIFIATAMGKTRFDIANELALSAKTVSNALTVIKRKLNTIPAEFTELATKHGYIGKA from the coding sequence ATGAATATCTTACTAGTAGATGACCATGCTGTAGTAAGAGAAGGTTATAAAGCTCTACTAAATGCCATGATGCCTGAATGTACGGTTTTAGAAGCGGCTGATGGGCAGCAAACTCATCGTCTACTTAAAACGCACAATATCAACACCTTGGTTCTGGATATTAATCTTGCGAAAGAGAGTGGCTTATTGCTCGCCGCTGACTTTTTAGCCACGCAGCCTAATTTGAAAATCATATTTTTTAGTATGTTTGAGGATTGCGCCATATTACAGCGGGCAATGCAAACCGGCGCTATGGGGTATATCAGTAAAAGTAGCCCGCCAGATACACTTATATCAGCCATAAAAGTGGTGGCCAAAGGGCAAAAATACATAGAACGTTCATTGGCGGTTAATTTGGCTAATCAGCTGTTAAACGCTGATGTCGATATTGCTGCAAAATTAACGAAGCGTGAATTTGAAATCTTCATCGCAACGGCGATGGGTAAAACCCGATTTGATATTGCCAATGAATTAGCCCTGTCTGCGAAAACAGTGTCAAACGCGCTAACAGTGATAAAGCGAAAGTTAAATACCATTCCTGCAGAATTTACCGAGCTGGCAACAAAACATGGTTATATTGGCAAGGCATAA
- a CDS encoding 4Fe-4S binding protein, with amino-acid sequence MFKALLFLFATIISISLAHAQSDATEIPEDVHQLFPTATRVGTAHTDINVIPVYQLQQLLGYVFESKDFVDFIGFSGKPVNVLIGLDTQGNFADLAIKKHSEPIFLHGLGEQSLRDFIAQYKSHNVKERFVVGGKSHVGKNATYFDGVTKATVSVLVINDTIVTSALAVARAKLDGFVLPSTRIINPDYFETLTFEQLVTAGYIQKQTIYRSEIDDLPTEVIDAANAFTDPQKSIFSEHFFGFLSLPIVGKNLLREEEYLRLQESLKPGEVALLVLNTQGFSFVSDEFIPQTAPEFFRLSQSAFTIDARDLDFYSFYDPSFKQSMPEFETIKVLRIKSQGGLSLDQEMTVSISLPFSPRFMEQDEHLFNHTFLLPDALFMENPEAQQSASVPLWQQLWQSRWLELSITLVYLVALSLFFGFQRKLMKYTRMVHVVRGASLLFVLFFIGFYAQGQLSVVNIYTLLLDLADGFSIEVYLLDPVIFVLWCFVFVSLFIVGRGLYCGWLCPFGALQEIMAIVAQKLKIRQIRIKPKHHKYAQKLKYVVLVGLVATSFYSLTLAEKLAEVEPFKTSITLHFARYWPFVLYALLLLGLSLKIHKVYCRYLCPLGAGLAVLGRFPLVKLLERRKECGSPCQLCKQKKCGIDAIEQDGSIDYAECVQCFECVVTLDNPNLCKIDKYKKNKVQTRVKNFHPVRAE; translated from the coding sequence ATGTTTAAAGCGCTTTTATTCCTTTTTGCTACGATAATCTCCATATCATTAGCTCATGCGCAATCAGATGCCACTGAGATCCCCGAAGACGTACATCAATTATTCCCTACCGCTACCCGTGTAGGCACTGCGCACACTGACATTAACGTAATACCGGTTTATCAATTGCAACAATTACTGGGCTACGTGTTTGAATCAAAAGACTTTGTCGACTTTATCGGTTTCTCCGGTAAACCAGTCAATGTGTTAATTGGACTGGACACCCAAGGTAATTTTGCCGATCTGGCCATAAAAAAACACAGCGAACCCATTTTTTTGCATGGATTAGGTGAGCAGTCGTTAAGAGATTTTATCGCGCAATACAAAAGCCACAATGTGAAAGAACGTTTCGTGGTGGGTGGAAAAAGCCATGTGGGCAAAAATGCGACCTACTTTGATGGGGTGACAAAAGCCACGGTGTCGGTACTGGTAATAAACGATACTATTGTTACCTCTGCATTGGCGGTAGCGCGGGCCAAATTAGATGGTTTTGTATTGCCCAGCACACGCATTATTAATCCTGATTATTTTGAAACTCTCACCTTTGAGCAACTAGTTACGGCCGGTTATATCCAAAAACAAACCATTTACCGTAGTGAAATAGATGACCTTCCTACTGAAGTTATCGACGCGGCAAATGCTTTTACCGACCCTCAAAAGTCAATATTTTCCGAGCACTTTTTCGGCTTTCTCAGTTTACCTATTGTGGGGAAAAACCTATTACGGGAAGAGGAATATCTTAGGCTTCAAGAAAGCTTAAAACCTGGCGAAGTGGCCTTGCTAGTCTTGAATACTCAAGGATTTAGTTTCGTTAGTGATGAGTTTATTCCTCAAACCGCGCCAGAGTTTTTTCGCCTCTCGCAATCCGCATTTACGATTGATGCTAGAGACTTAGATTTTTATAGCTTTTACGATCCTAGTTTTAAGCAATCGATGCCAGAATTTGAAACCATAAAAGTACTTAGGATTAAATCACAAGGTGGGCTGTCCCTCGACCAAGAAATGACGGTCTCGATTAGTTTGCCCTTTAGCCCTCGGTTTATGGAGCAAGATGAGCACCTGTTTAACCACACGTTTTTATTACCTGACGCACTATTCATGGAAAACCCAGAAGCGCAACAAAGTGCTAGTGTGCCGCTTTGGCAGCAGTTGTGGCAAAGCAGGTGGTTGGAACTCAGTATTACGCTTGTTTACTTAGTTGCGCTGTCGTTGTTCTTTGGTTTCCAACGCAAGCTAATGAAATATACGCGCATGGTGCATGTTGTTAGAGGGGCATCATTGCTCTTTGTCTTGTTTTTTATCGGCTTCTACGCGCAAGGGCAATTGTCGGTCGTTAATATTTATACATTGCTACTAGATTTAGCCGATGGTTTTTCTATTGAAGTCTATTTGCTCGACCCTGTTATTTTTGTGTTGTGGTGCTTTGTGTTTGTGTCGCTATTTATTGTAGGGCGAGGGCTTTATTGCGGCTGGTTATGCCCATTTGGAGCGCTTCAGGAAATTATGGCAATTGTTGCACAAAAGTTAAAAATAAGGCAGATTCGAATAAAGCCAAAGCATCATAAATATGCGCAAAAACTTAAGTATGTCGTGCTGGTTGGTTTAGTTGCAACATCGTTTTACTCATTAACATTGGCCGAGAAATTAGCAGAAGTTGAGCCATTTAAAACCTCGATCACGCTCCATTTTGCACGCTATTGGCCGTTCGTACTCTATGCGCTTTTACTATTAGGATTAAGTTTAAAAATTCACAAAGTATATTGTCGCTACCTTTGCCCGTTGGGTGCTGGATTAGCTGTTTTAGGCCGCTTCCCTTTAGTTAAGCTTTTAGAGCGTCGTAAAGAATGTGGTAGTCCATGCCAACTCTGTAAGCAGAAAAAATGCGGTATAGATGCCATCGAACAAGATGGCAGTATTGATTATGCTGAATGTGTGCAGTGCTTTGAATGTGTAGTGACGTTAGATAATCCTAACCTATGCAAAATTGATAAATATAAGAAAAATAAGGTGCAAACACGTGTCAAAAACTTCCATCCTGTCCGCGCTGAGTAA
- a CDS encoding sterol desaturase family protein codes for MSERILNSAKTFKSGKQLLKKMWHYNIEVPRTKLLFLITIAIGVIGWSIWQPQVLRMIDVYHSGTVEVFYMVESIQQDWISPELYSLLICIAVAKIVWGLAVGLADLVFFKRLTGRSFDYANMLNMVVVNSLILFLGVFSFSLLPVENLIDSYDSFIVSIPTLVHLDGVSAFLIAMLLGDFCFYWSHRMIHNVRVFWNLGHIYHHRNENLTQLTHGVEPRFFLLNAHGIASLMLLPLVAKLFTNDFSNAGYFLIPMALINLWIDPSHSVALYALENRYRPLKWLRLFFMTTCVHYTHHSRDPIHNKRTGCNFGARLTLWDRLFGTYVEPVNYIPESGLFSKHTDYCVNPMRYILLPYIRFIDEFKKNKLRYWPKILFGSVFWSPPNKSKLSH; via the coding sequence ATGTCTGAGCGAATCCTCAATAGTGCAAAAACCTTTAAATCAGGTAAACAGCTGCTTAAAAAAATGTGGCACTACAATATCGAAGTACCGAGAACAAAGTTATTGTTTTTAATTACTATAGCAATAGGTGTAATAGGTTGGAGCATTTGGCAACCTCAGGTACTGCGAATGATAGACGTTTATCATTCTGGCACTGTTGAAGTATTTTATATGGTAGAAAGTATTCAGCAGGACTGGATTTCGCCAGAGCTATATTCTCTACTAATATGTATCGCAGTCGCAAAAATCGTTTGGGGTCTAGCTGTCGGACTAGCAGATTTGGTTTTCTTCAAACGCCTCACTGGCCGCTCTTTCGATTATGCGAATATGCTAAATATGGTTGTCGTTAACTCTCTTATTCTGTTTTTGGGTGTCTTCAGCTTTAGTCTTTTACCAGTAGAGAACTTAATTGATAGTTACGATTCATTTATTGTTTCAATTCCTACACTCGTTCATCTTGACGGTGTATCTGCTTTTTTAATCGCCATGTTACTTGGAGATTTCTGTTTTTATTGGTCACATAGGATGATCCACAATGTTAGGGTATTCTGGAACTTAGGTCATATATACCATCACAGAAATGAAAATCTGACTCAGCTTACTCACGGTGTAGAGCCACGATTTTTTCTGTTAAATGCGCATGGTATCGCTTCGTTGATGTTGCTCCCTCTTGTTGCAAAATTATTTACCAATGATTTTTCTAATGCAGGTTACTTCCTAATACCAATGGCTTTAATCAATCTTTGGATTGATCCCTCTCATTCAGTTGCGCTTTATGCGCTTGAAAATCGTTACAGACCGCTTAAATGGTTGCGCTTATTTTTCATGACGACATGTGTGCACTATACGCATCACTCTCGAGATCCAATTCACAACAAAAGAACCGGGTGCAACTTTGGAGCACGTTTGACGCTGTGGGATAGACTGTTTGGAACATATGTAGAGCCAGTAAATTATATTCCCGAGTCCGGATTATTTAGTAAACATACTGACTATTGCGTGAATCCAATGAGGTATATTCTGCTGCCATATATCAGGTTTATAGACGAGTTCAAAAAAAATAAGCTTCGATATTGGCCGAAAATTCTATTCGGATCGGTATTCTGGTCTCCACCAAACAAGTCTAAACTTAGCCACTAA
- a CDS encoding sensor histidine kinase encodes MSGFKKISSAIVAVFIVCFIVFSCAVYFQIRQNINDETSSALNQVQEMLKANMNANDIKAVAEQSPHLSVSGFTGRLSMPTNYHSDNQPIYIPIHENQYLVVRAHNTAELVQNMNLFWLVVALFFTTLSVLLFTLKVAVAQHLKPLNQLGYALQQLVDGKATNDIEDSDIKEVKRVIGQFQRLQDSLQNKERQLVKIDKKLALLQEQERSYLARELHDNVGQLLTTIKAHAYILVNSNEPSVLELSAHKVQAMSQQISDAIRHLTVHLHPLVLDRVSLQQSLEKLVFEQELAHPQIEWQVSINLNKFAQEHERDIHIYRFVQEAINNVVKHADASKVWVHIAGNKQGLTIKIRDDGKGFDGNAVESIGMSSMHSRARCIGASCVVKSHKEGGVRVQLSLRLQGTEDLRQVNVA; translated from the coding sequence ATGTCGGGGTTTAAGAAAATATCCAGTGCCATCGTGGCCGTCTTTATCGTGTGTTTTATTGTCTTTTCCTGCGCGGTCTATTTCCAAATTCGCCAAAATATAAACGATGAAACATCCAGTGCGCTAAACCAAGTGCAAGAGATGCTTAAAGCGAATATGAATGCTAACGATATCAAGGCAGTTGCAGAGCAAAGCCCACACCTATCGGTATCAGGCTTTACTGGTCGGTTATCAATGCCTACTAATTATCATTCTGACAACCAACCTATCTATATTCCCATCCATGAAAATCAATATTTGGTAGTAAGAGCGCACAATACTGCCGAATTGGTGCAGAACATGAACCTTTTTTGGCTAGTGGTCGCGTTATTTTTTACAACCTTAAGCGTATTGCTATTTACGCTAAAAGTTGCCGTAGCGCAGCACTTGAAGCCTTTAAATCAATTGGGCTATGCTTTGCAACAACTTGTAGATGGCAAAGCAACGAATGATATTGAAGACAGTGATATTAAAGAAGTAAAGCGTGTTATTGGACAATTCCAACGCCTTCAAGACTCACTACAAAATAAAGAAAGGCAGTTGGTTAAAATAGATAAAAAACTCGCGCTGTTACAGGAGCAAGAAAGGAGCTATCTTGCTAGAGAGTTACACGATAATGTGGGGCAACTACTTACTACCATTAAAGCTCACGCCTATATTTTAGTGAATTCAAATGAGCCCAGTGTGCTTGAGTTGTCTGCCCATAAAGTGCAGGCCATGAGCCAGCAAATTAGTGACGCCATTCGCCACTTAACGGTCCACCTCCATCCGTTAGTGTTAGACCGGGTATCGTTACAGCAATCCCTTGAAAAACTGGTATTCGAACAAGAGCTAGCCCACCCTCAAATCGAATGGCAAGTTTCTATCAATTTGAATAAATTTGCCCAAGAGCATGAGCGAGATATTCATATTTATCGCTTTGTTCAGGAAGCTATTAACAATGTGGTAAAACATGCTGATGCGTCAAAAGTATGGGTGCACATAGCCGGTAACAAGCAAGGGCTTACTATCAAAATTCGAGATGACGGCAAAGGGTTTGACGGAAATGCTGTTGAAAGTATTGGTATGTCATCTATGCACAGTAGAGCCAGGTGTATTGGCGCTAGCTGCGTCGTAAAATCACACAAAGAGGGCGGTGTAAGGGTTCAGTTGTCGCTCAGATTACAGGGCACTGAAGATTTGCGCCAGGTTAACGTTGCATGA
- a CDS encoding carbohydrate porin — protein MKNKRFIFALFVALTLTCSSWSAIASFELDTTGYFRHGFLIGVDNGNTMNCNSMLNAFAKSRYGNECEGFLEFQLHPSYETDEFTLLGVIGWDFLDLPGQDPYLLSADEQFLQVRFASGWGLWTGKRSYQRREAHIYDYKYYHYRGEGVGGYYDVTEDIRVTGSHFFSDTQGSKINSTDLRVLISDLFEYLDSSSLEIITTYGNDTDHGIHRAFGIVFTTRVDSELTYLFAIKKASGPLAHHEFSQPRGVNPTTNGIQVVNELVYDANLWSLGVTNIYEKRESGTLVSETQQWFGTALRIMNYLSSEITLVQEISFDTLELKDKYTARHRKYSLGLQYSKNKTFYDRPVYRFFITVFDVDDPYEVSTAGMNVGFQYETWW, from the coding sequence ATGAAGAATAAAAGGTTTATTTTTGCTCTTTTCGTGGCGCTCACACTGACTTGCAGTAGCTGGTCAGCCATTGCATCCTTTGAGCTTGATACAACAGGCTATTTTCGGCATGGATTTTTAATTGGAGTCGATAACGGGAATACAATGAACTGCAACAGTATGTTGAACGCTTTCGCAAAATCCAGATACGGAAACGAATGCGAAGGCTTTTTGGAATTCCAATTACATCCCTCCTATGAAACTGACGAGTTCACACTGTTAGGTGTCATAGGCTGGGATTTCTTGGATTTGCCTGGACAAGATCCATACTTACTCAGCGCCGACGAGCAGTTCTTACAAGTTAGATTTGCTTCTGGGTGGGGACTTTGGACGGGAAAAAGAAGTTATCAACGCCGGGAAGCGCATATTTATGATTATAAATATTATCACTACAGGGGAGAAGGTGTCGGTGGCTACTATGATGTAACTGAGGATATTCGAGTTACAGGTTCACATTTTTTTAGTGATACTCAGGGATCGAAGATAAATTCGACAGATTTACGTGTGTTGATTTCTGATCTTTTTGAGTATCTGGATAGCTCGTCATTAGAAATTATTACTACCTATGGAAACGATACTGATCATGGCATACATAGAGCATTTGGCATAGTCTTCACAACACGGGTGGATAGTGAACTGACTTACTTATTTGCAATAAAAAAAGCGAGCGGCCCGCTCGCACACCATGAATTTTCGCAACCTAGAGGAGTTAATCCCACTACTAATGGAATTCAAGTAGTAAATGAGTTGGTATACGACGCCAATTTATGGAGTCTGGGAGTGACCAATATATACGAAAAAAGAGAAAGCGGAACGCTGGTCTCAGAAACGCAACAGTGGTTTGGGACCGCATTAAGAATTATGAATTACCTGTCATCAGAAATTACGTTGGTTCAAGAGATCAGTTTTGACACATTGGAGCTCAAAGACAAGTACACGGCAAGACATAGAAAGTATTCTTTAGGCTTACAATATTCAAAAAACAAGACTTTTTATGATCGACCAGTATATCGGTTTTTCATCACGGTCTTTGATGTCGATGACCCATACGAGGTTTCCACCGCTGGCATGAATGTGGGATTTCAATATGAAACGTGGTGGTAA
- a CDS encoding FadR/GntR family transcriptional regulator: MKNRRMFWHIVEKIEAQIDAGRYPPGSRLPPERELAENFDVSRPTIREAIIALEVRGRVEVKVSSGVYVLDNQPQQSEVQRISAFELTQARALVEGEAAALAALSITDEELNSLNDTLIAMENDDEPEKADREFHSIIAKATRNNALLLSIQHYWKLRESQPQIISSYKSVCGTSSQYRLEEHKRIFMALKSRDSQSARTAMHGHFNRLINALFEASEAKALEEIKKKSSETRDRYSITHLVG; encoded by the coding sequence ATGAAAAATCGTCGCATGTTCTGGCATATCGTTGAAAAAATAGAAGCGCAAATTGACGCTGGCCGATATCCCCCTGGAAGTCGCTTGCCGCCCGAAAGAGAACTTGCTGAAAATTTTGACGTCAGCAGACCAACCATCAGAGAAGCCATTATTGCACTTGAGGTGCGAGGCCGCGTGGAAGTTAAAGTAAGTTCTGGTGTGTATGTGCTAGACAATCAGCCTCAACAAAGTGAAGTACAACGCATTAGTGCTTTTGAGCTTACTCAAGCCCGCGCGCTGGTAGAAGGCGAAGCGGCAGCACTGGCGGCGCTTTCGATAACCGATGAAGAGCTTAATAGTCTTAACGACACCCTTATTGCAATGGAAAATGACGACGAGCCGGAAAAAGCCGATAGAGAATTCCACTCTATTATCGCCAAGGCTACTCGTAATAACGCGCTGTTGTTATCTATTCAACATTATTGGAAGTTAAGAGAATCTCAACCTCAAATCATATCGTCGTACAAAAGCGTTTGCGGTACCAGTAGTCAATACCGGCTAGAAGAGCACAAGCGTATATTTATGGCGTTAAAATCACGTGATTCACAAAGCGCGCGAACCGCCATGCATGGACATTTTAATCGATTGATTAATGCTTTATTTGAAGCATCAGAGGCCAAAGCCTTGGAAGAAATTAAAAAGAAATCAAGCGAAACCCGAGACCGATACTCTATTACTCATTTAGTCGGTTAA
- a CDS encoding alpha/beta fold hydrolase, which translates to MEKFSGILEDFIPNGVYGDKVPVEEMIDLYITPWSNEKGKAAFFRNMRRLNKEYTQAIAGSLPTLTHETLILWGDKDEFQKPKYAPMLADAIPDSSIKWIEGAAHWVTDEQPESVSESLVAFL; encoded by the coding sequence GTGGAAAAGTTTAGCGGTATTCTTGAAGATTTCATTCCTAACGGCGTATACGGAGACAAGGTGCCGGTTGAAGAGATGATAGATTTATATATTACCCCGTGGAGTAATGAAAAGGGGAAAGCTGCCTTCTTCCGCAATATGCGTAGACTGAATAAAGAATACACCCAAGCCATTGCGGGAAGCCTTCCTACTCTTACTCATGAAACATTGATACTGTGGGGAGATAAAGACGAGTTCCAAAAGCCGAAATATGCACCAATGTTAGCGGATGCTATTCCCGATTCTTCTATCAAGTGGATAGAGGGCGCTGCACATTGGGTTACTGATGAGCAACCTGAATCTGTGTCGGAGTCACTCGTAGCGTTTTTATAA
- a CDS encoding DUF1993 family protein, producing the protein MNNPKKVFLYYLSNVKRILEENDNVDSHLKHQLTDTMFPAHQHISTAVSFTLRCCCQLASREILTFYRGTDRAALIDELKSTMSYLDSIPDKELESQTSMQFGITAGFAERSFERDTFINIYAIPNFLFHISMAYASLKVSGLSLGKADFDQIHQYPDGFCFE; encoded by the coding sequence ATGAACAATCCAAAAAAAGTATTTCTATATTATTTATCAAATGTTAAAAGAATTCTTGAAGAAAATGACAATGTAGATTCTCACTTAAAGCACCAACTCACAGATACCATGTTCCCGGCACATCAGCATATTAGCACCGCCGTGTCATTTACATTACGTTGTTGCTGTCAACTGGCCTCTAGAGAAATCCTCACGTTTTACAGAGGGACTGACCGAGCAGCACTAATTGATGAGCTGAAGAGTACGATGAGTTATCTTGATTCCATACCAGACAAGGAATTGGAGAGCCAAACGTCTATGCAGTTTGGAATCACAGCAGGGTTTGCTGAACGATCCTTTGAACGTGATACGTTTATTAATATCTATGCCATTCCAAATTTTTTGTTTCATATAAGTATGGCTTATGCCTCACTCAAGGTAAGTGGCCTCTCACTAGGTAAAGCTGATTTTGATCAAATACACCAGTATCCAGATGGATTTTGTTTTGAATAA
- a CDS encoding aldehyde dehydrogenase family protein, whose protein sequence is MIYANPGSEGSVLSFKESYGNFIGGEWVAPVKGEYFITTSPVDGSDIAKIPRSTAEDIELAIDAAHAAKKGWADTSVAERSNILLKIADRIEANLEMLAVAETWDNGKAVRETLNADVPLAADHFRYYAGCIRSQEGTIGEIDKNTVAYHFHEPYGVVGQIIPWNFPLLMAAWKLAPAIVTGNVVVLKPAEQTPVSILVFAELIQDLLPPGVLNIVNGFGAEAGQALATSTRIAKIAFTGSTPVGEHILRCAAENLIPSTVELGGKSPNLFFPDIMDHEPEFIDKCAEGLVLGYFNQGEVCTCPSRAVIHEDIYDAFMDKVIEKIHKIKRGNPLDTETMVGAQASSEQFDKILKYIDIGKSEGAEVVTGGEKEQLPGLDKGYYIQPTILKGHNQMRVFQEEIFGPVIAVQTFKTEEEAIEIANNTSFGLGAGLWSRDANIAFRVGRAIEAGRVWTNCYHLYPAHAAFGGYKKSGIGRETHKMMMDHYQQTKNLLVSYDINPLGFF, encoded by the coding sequence ATGATTTACGCAAATCCAGGAAGTGAAGGTTCAGTACTCAGTTTCAAAGAAAGTTATGGTAATTTTATCGGTGGTGAGTGGGTTGCGCCAGTTAAGGGCGAATACTTTATTACTACGTCTCCTGTCGATGGTAGTGATATAGCCAAAATTCCACGCTCTACTGCAGAAGATATTGAGCTAGCCATTGATGCTGCTCATGCTGCCAAAAAAGGGTGGGCGGATACGTCAGTCGCTGAACGCTCGAACATTCTGTTAAAAATAGCCGATCGTATTGAAGCTAATCTTGAAATGCTCGCGGTTGCAGAAACATGGGATAACGGTAAGGCCGTGCGTGAAACACTTAACGCTGACGTCCCATTAGCCGCTGACCACTTCCGTTATTATGCTGGCTGTATACGTAGCCAAGAAGGTACTATCGGCGAAATTGATAAGAACACAGTGGCTTATCACTTCCACGAACCATACGGTGTAGTAGGGCAAATCATTCCATGGAACTTCCCACTACTTATGGCGGCATGGAAACTCGCACCGGCTATCGTGACCGGTAACGTAGTGGTGTTAAAACCTGCAGAACAAACGCCAGTGTCTATTTTGGTTTTTGCTGAGCTTATTCAAGACTTGCTGCCGCCAGGCGTGCTCAATATTGTTAATGGTTTTGGTGCAGAAGCGGGGCAAGCGCTTGCTACAAGCACCCGAATTGCGAAAATCGCCTTTACTGGCTCTACACCAGTAGGTGAACATATTCTTCGTTGCGCGGCTGAAAATCTTATTCCATCTACGGTTGAACTAGGCGGTAAGTCGCCGAACCTTTTCTTTCCCGATATTATGGATCACGAGCCGGAATTTATTGATAAATGTGCCGAAGGTTTAGTACTTGGTTACTTTAACCAAGGTGAAGTATGTACTTGCCCATCTCGTGCGGTTATTCATGAAGATATCTACGATGCCTTCATGGATAAAGTGATTGAAAAAATTCACAAAATTAAGCGTGGCAACCCGCTTGATACCGAGACCATGGTAGGTGCGCAAGCGTCTAGTGAACAATTTGATAAAATCCTTAAGTACATTGATATCGGCAAATCAGAAGGCGCTGAAGTTGTCACCGGTGGTGAAAAAGAACAGTTACCAGGTTTAGATAAAGGCTATTACATTCAGCCCACCATATTGAAAGGGCACAACCAAATGCGTGTGTTCCAAGAAGAAATTTTTGGCCCAGTAATCGCGGTGCAAACCTTTAAAACCGAAGAAGAAGCGATTGAAATTGCAAACAACACCAGCTTTGGTTTAGGCGCAGGGTTATGGAGCAGAGATGCAAATATCGCCTTTAGAGTAGGCCGAGCTATTGAAGCTGGACGCGTGTGGACTAACTGTTATCACCTATATCCTGCCCATGCTGCATTTGGTGGTTATAAAAAATCGGGCATAGGCCGCGAAACTCATAAAATGATGATGGACCACTATCAGCAGACTAAAAACTTGCTGGTAAGTTACGACATCAATCCACTTGGTTTCTTTTAA